The following coding sequences lie in one Candidatus Polarisedimenticolaceae bacterium genomic window:
- the rpmG gene encoding 50S ribosomal protein L33: protein MRENITLQCGGCKRRNYVTTKNKKTTSGKLEFSKYCRFCRKHTSHKETR, encoded by the coding sequence ATGCGCGAGAACATCACGCTCCAGTGCGGCGGCTGCAAGCGTCGCAACTACGTCACGACCAAGAACAAGAAGACGACGAGCGGCAAGCTCGAGTTCTCGAAGTACTGCCGCTTCTGCCGCAAGCACACGTCGCACAAGGAAACCCGCTAA